One genomic window of Cyprinus carpio isolate SPL01 chromosome B8, ASM1834038v1, whole genome shotgun sequence includes the following:
- the LOC109107126 gene encoding pre-mRNA-splicing factor SPF27, which produces MAGPASVAGDVFVDALPYFDQGYDAPGVREAAAALVEEETRRYRPTKNYLSYLPTPDFSAFETDIMRNEFERLSARQPMELLSMKRYELPAPSSGQKNDITAWQDCVNNSMAQLEHQAVRIENLELMAQYGSNAWKVSNDNLALMIENAQKELQKARKQIQDLNWQRKNDQLAGGAKLRELESNWVSLVSKNYEIERAIVQLENEVAQMKRQQGDENKENIRQDF; this is translated from the exons ATGGCAGGGCCGGCCTCAGTCGCTGGTGATGTTTTTGTCGATGCTCTGCCTTATTTTGACCAGGGTTATGATGCTCCAGGGGTCAGAGAAGCC GCAGCTGCTTTGGTGGAGGAAGAGACGAGACGATACAGACCAACCAAGAACTATTTGAGCTACCTTCCCACGCCAGATTTCTCTGCTTTTGAG ACCGATATCATGAGGAATGAATTTGAGAGACTGTCAGCTCGTCAACCAATGGAGCTGCTCAGTATGAAGAG ATATGAGCTTCCTGCTCCATCGTCTGGGCAGAAGAATGACATCACAGCATGGCAGGACTGTGTCAATAACTCTATGGCGCAGCTGGAGCATCAGGCAGTGCGCATTGAAAACCTCGAGCTCATGGCTCAGTATGGATCTAATGCGTGGAAGGTGTCTAATGA TAACTTGGCCTTAATGATTGAAAATGCACAAAAGGAACTGCAGAAGGCTAG AAAGCAGATACAGGACCTGAACTGGCAGCGCAAAAACGATCAGCTGGCTGGAGGAGCCAAACTACGAGAACTTGAGTCAAA CTGGGTGTCTCTCGTTAGTAAGAACTATGAGATCGAGCGAGCCATCGTACAGCTGGAGAACGAAGTGGCACAGATGAAACGGCAACAGGGTGATGAAAACAAAGAGAATATTCGACaggatttttaa